One Cricetulus griseus strain 17A/GY chromosome 5, alternate assembly CriGri-PICRH-1.0, whole genome shotgun sequence genomic window carries:
- the Msh6 gene encoding DNA mismatch repair protein Msh6 isoform X4, producing MEGYPWWPCLVYNHPFDGTFIRKKGKSVRVHVQFFDDSPTRGWVSKRLLKPYTGSKSKEAQKGGHFYSSKSEILRAMQRADEALNKDKVKRLELAVCDEPSEPEEDEETEAPAAYVSDKSEKDNPSESEEELQPKMQGPRRSSRQVKKRRVIDSESDLDGSDVEFKPDTKQEGSSDEMSSGVGDSDSEGLGTLGKGAPKRKRTVAGHSAFRKKASRKETPSATKRVTQVSSETKSTLSAFSASPNSESQAHVSGGGDDSGGLTVWYHETLDWLKPEKRRDEHRRRPDHPDFNSSTLYVPEDFLNSCTPGMRKWWEIKSQNFDLVIFYKVGKFYELYHMDAVIGVNELGLVFMKGNWAHSGFPEIAFGRFSDSLVQKGYKVARVEQTETPEMMEARCRKMAHVSKFDRVVRREVCRIITKGTQTYGVLEGDPSESNSRYLLSLKEKEEDSSGHTRVYGVCFVDTSLGKFFIGQFPDDRHCSRFRTLVAHYPPVQILFEKGNLSTETKTVLKGSLSSCLQEGLIPGSQFWDATKTLRTLLEEGYFSGKSEGSGVVLPGVLKSMTSESDSIGLTPGEKSELALSALGGCVFYLKKCLIDQELLSMANFEEYFPLDSDKVTTVRPGAIFTTASQRMVLDAVTLNNLEIFLNGTNGSTEGTLLERLDTCHTPFGKRLLKQWLCAPLCSPSAISDRLDAVGDLMALPDKVNEVTDLLKKLPDLERLLSKIHNIGSPLKSQNHPDSRAIMYEETTYSKKKIIDFLSTLEGFKVVCKIIELMEGVADDFKSKTLRRVVTLQTKSPEGRFPDLSAELNRWDTAFDHEKARKTGLITPKAGFDPDYDQALADIKENEQSLLEYLDKQRSRIGCRTIVYWGIGRNRYQLEIPENFATRNLPEEYELKSTKKGCKRYWTKTIEKKLSNLINAEERRDMSLKDCMRRLFYNFAKNYKDWQSAIECIAVLDVLLCLANYSQGGDGPMCRPVILLPGEDTHPFLELKGSRHPCVTKTFFGDDFIPNDILIGCEEEGEENGKAYCVLVTGPNMGGKSTLIRQAGLLAVMAQLGCYVPAEECRLTPVDRVFTRLGASDRIMSGESTFFVELSETASILRHATAHSLVLVDELGRGTATFDGTAIASAVVKELAETIKCRTLFSTHYHSLVEDYSKNVSVRLGHMACMVENECEDPSQETITFLYKFIQGACPKSYGFNAARLANLPEEVIRKGHRKAREFEKMNQSLRLFREVCLASDRPTVDAEAVHRLLALIKDL from the exons ATGGAAGGTTACCCTTGGTGGCCTTGCCTGGTTTATAATCATCCCTTTGATGGAACATTCATCCGGAAGAAAGGGAAATCGGTCCGTGTTCATGTCCAGTTTTTTGATGACAGTCCAACAAGGGGCTGGGTTAGCAAAAGGCTGTTAAAGCCGTATACAG GTTCAAAGTCAAAGGAAGCCCAAAAGGGAGGTCATTTCTACAGTTCAAAGTCTGAAATACTCAGAGCGATGCAACGTGCAGATGAAGCCTTAAATAAAGACAAGGTCAAGAGGCTTGAGTTGGCAGTGTGTGATGAGCCTTCAGAGCCGGAGGAGGACGAAGAGACAGAG GCGCCTGCAGCGTATGTGTCTGATAAAAGTGAAAAAGATAATCCGAGTGAGAGTGAAGAAGAGCTGCAGCCCAAGATGCAGGGGCCTCGGCGGAGCAGCCGGCAAGTCAAAAAGCGAAGGGTCATAGATTCTGAGAGTGATCTTGACGGCTCGGATGTAGAATTCAAGCCAGACACTAAGCAAGAAGGAAGCAGTGACGAAATGAGCAGCGGAGTTGGGGACAGCGATAGTGAAGGCCTGGGCACCTTGGGCAAGGGTGCTCCAAAGCGCAAGAGAACAGTGGCTGGTCACAGTGCATTTAGAAAGAAAGCTTCAAGGAAGGAAACACCCTCAGCTACCAAACGAGTGACTCAGGTTTCTTCAGAAACCAAGAGTACCTTGAGTGCTTTTTCTGCTTCTCCAAATTCTGAATCCCAGGCCCATGTCAGTGGAGGAGGCGATGACAGCGGTGGACTCACTGTTTGGTATCATGAAACTTTAGACTGGCTCAAgccagaaaagagaagagatgagCACAGGAGACGGCCTGATCACCCCGATTTTAATTCTTCTACACTCTACGTGCCTGAAGATTTCCTTAACTCTTGTACTCCAGGGATGAGGAAGTGGTGGGAGATTAAGTCTCAGAACTTTGATCTTGTCATTTTTTATAAGGTGGGGAAGTTTTACGAATTGTATCACATGGATGCTGTTATTGGAGTCAATGAGCTGGGGCTAGTATTCATGAAGGGCAACTGGGCCCATTCTGGTTTTCCGGAAATTGCATTCGGCCGATTTTCAGATTCCTTGGTGCAGAAGGGCTATAAAGTAGCACGGGTGGAACAGACGGAGACTCCAGAAATGATGGAGGCACGGTGCCGGAAAATGGCCCATGTGTCTAAGTTTGATAGAGTGGTGAGAAGGGAGGTTTGCAGGATCATTACCAAGGGCACACAGACGTACGGTGTGCTGGAAGGTGATCCCTCTGAGAGCAACAGTAGGTACCTTCTTAGCCttaaagagaaggaggaagattcGTCTGGTCACACTCGTGTATATGGTGTGTGCTTTGTTGACACGTCGCTGGGCAAGTTTTTCATAGGTCAGTTTCCAGATGATCGCCATTGTTCCAGATTTAGGACACTCGTGGCACACTATCCTCCAGTACAAATTTTGTTTGAGAAGGGAAATCTTTCAACAGAAACCAAAACAGTCCTAAAGGGTTCACTGTCCTCTTGTCTTCAGGAAGGTCTGATACCAGGTTCTCAATTTTGGGATGCCACTAAGACTTTGAGAACACTTCTTGAAGAAGGGTATTTTAGTGGGAAGTCAGAAGGCAGTGGTGTAGTGCTGCCTGGGGTGCTTAAAAGTATGACCTCGGAGTCGGATTCTATTGGCCTGACACCAGGGGAGAAGAGTGAATTGGCCCTGTCTGCTCTAGGTGGTTGTGTTTTCTACCTCAAAAAATGCCTGATTGACCAGGAGCTTCTATCAATGGctaattttgaggaatattttCCCTTGGATTCTGACAAGGTCACAACAGTAAGACCTGGTGCGATCTTCACTACAGCCAGTCAGCGAATGGTGCTAGATGCAGTGACATTAAACAATTTGGAGATTTTCCTGAATGGAACAAATGGTTCTACTGAAGGGACTCTGCTAGAGAGGCTTGATACTTGCCATACTCCCTTTGGCAAGCGGCTGCTAAAACAGTGGCTTTGTGCTCCCCTCTGTAGCCCCTCTGCTATTAGTGACCGTTTAGATGCTGTGGGAGACCTGATGGCTTTGCCTGACAAAGTCAATGAAGTCACAGACCTCCTAAAGAAGCTACCAGATCTTGAGAGGCTACTGAGTAAGATCCATAACATTGGATCTCCACTGAAGAGTCAGAACCACCCAGACAGCAGGGCTATAATGTATGAAGAAACCACATACAGCAAAAAGAAGATCATTGATTTTCTGTCTACTCTAGAAGGATTCAAAGTAGTATGTAAGATTATAGAGCTTATGGAGGGTGTCGCTGATGATTTTAAGTCTAAAACCCTCAGGCGGGTTGTTACTCTACAGACAAAAAGTCCTGAAGGGCGCTTTCCTGATCTGAGCGCAGAGCTGAACCGATGGGATACAGCTTTTGACCATGAGAAGGCTCGGAAGACAGGACTCATCACTCCCAAGGCGGGCTTTGATCCTGATTATGACCAAGCACTTGCTGACATCAAAGAGAATGAACAGAGCCTCCTAGAATACTTGGATAAACAGCGCAGTCGCATTGGCTGCAGGACCATAGTCTACTGGGGAATTGGTAGGAACCGGTACCAGTTGGAGATCCCAGAGAATTTTGCTACCCGTAACCTCCCGGAAGAATATGAATTAAAATCTACTAAAAAGGGCTGTAAACGATACTGGACCAAAACAATTGAGAAGAAATTATCTAATCTTATAAATGCTGAAGAACGTAGGGACATGTCTTTGAAAGACTGCATGAGGCGGCTGTTCTATAACTTTGCTAAAAATTACAAGGACTGGCAGTCTGCTATAGAGTGCATTGCAGTGTTGG ATGTCTTACTGTGCCTGGCTAACTATAGTCAAGGAGGAGATGGTCCTATGTGTCGGCCAGTAATTCTGTTACCAGGAGAAGATACACACCCCTTCCTAGAGCTTAAAGGCTCACGACATCCCTGCGTTACAAAGACTTTTTTTGGAGATGATTttattcctaatgacattctaaTAGGCtgtgaggaagagggagaagaaaatggcAAAGCTTATTGTGTGCTTGTTACTGGACCAAATATGGGGGGCAAATCTACACTCATAAGACAG GCTGGTCTGTTGGCTGTAATGGCCCAGCTGGGTTGTTATGTACCTGCTGAAGAATGTCGGCTCACGCCGGTAGATAGGGTGTTTACCAGACTTGGTGCCTCAGATAGGATAATGTCAG GTGAAAGTACATTTTTTGTTGAGTTGAGCGAAACTGCTAGCATACTTAGGCACGCAACAGCACATTCTTTGGTGCTTGTGGATGAATTAG GAAGAGGAACTGCAACTTTCGATGGGACAGCGATAGCCAGTGCAGTTGTCAAAGAACTTGCTGAAACCATAAAGTGTCGAACATTGTTTTCTACACACTATCATTCATTAGTAGAAGACTATTCTAAAAATGTTTCTGTGCGCCTAGGACATATG GCTTGCATGGTAGAGAATGAGTGCGAGGACCCCAGCCAGGAGACTATCACCTTCCTCTACAAGTTCATTCAGGGAGCTTGTCCCAAGAGCTACGGCTTCAATGCAGCAAGGCTGGCTAATCTTCCAGAGGAGGTCATTCGAAAGGGACACAGAAAAGCAAGGGAGTTTGAGAAGATGAATCAGTCATTACGATTATTTCG ggaagttTGTCTGGCTAGTGACAGGCCGACTGTAGATGCTGAAGCTGTCCACAGGCTTTTGGCTCTGATTAAGGACTTGTAG